Below is a genomic region from Leptospira venezuelensis.
CTTAAACAATTAGAACAAGAATATGCACTTTCTCAAAAAGATTTGTCCGAACATTTTCAACTCAGGAAGAAGGAACTAGAAGAGAAATTGATCCCCGATCTTCTCTCCCACATAGATTCTCACACTAAACTCTCCTTTCCGGAAGACCTAAAGTCAGAGTGGGAACAATTAGGAAAAACATTACAGGTTCGCCTCGAAAATCTTCTATTGGAAAGAAAAAATTTACAAAATCCGGAAGAAAAAGGGAACGGAAAAACGCCAGAAAGCTGGAACATTCTAATCGGGCAAAGGTCTGATTAAAGAATATTAGGCCAATTTATCCTAGGAAAGGTTTCGAATCTTCGGGAGAGAAATCTTTGACAATGCCGGTATTTCAAAAAAAATGACCGGTAAATACCTTTCACAGGTATTTCCTAGGAATAACGGCGACGTAGCTCAGCTGGTTAGAGCAACGGAATCATAATCCGCAGGTCCGGGGTTCGAATCCCTGCGTCGCTAGGTCCTTTGGAGAAAACACACCCATGAAAAAAACAATCCTCGCAACCCTAATCTTGCTAGCTACGGTTTTCACCGGATTCTCCTCCGTTTCCGCTCAAAGCCAAGCATGCAACCAGATCTGTGATTTTTACACAAACTGCGTAGAAGGGCAAAAAAAGCTTAGTGCTGCAGATAAACAAAAAGTGGGAGCCGGTTGTTTGAATACCTGCCGTAAAAATCATTCAGCAGTTACTTCTTGTTATGAAACTCATTCTGGTCAATGTACAGCTTTCAATAGCTGCTTGATGGAAAGTTATAAAGGTAAAAAATAATCCTTAAATCATTCGATCGGGTATTTGGAAAAACGCCCGATCGAAATCCTTAAAGACTGGATCCAGTCCCTTCTTCCTTAACATCTCAGTAAATTCTTCAATTTTTCTAGAATCTTCTATTTCGAATTGTTTTAATTCTTCTCCGCCTGAATAACCACCAGGATCTGTTCTAGATTCTACAGACATATGAGTGATAGGCATTCCTGCCAGATGATCTCTCATCCGAATGGACTCTCTTGTAGACTGCACAAGCCCGCTATCAGGCAAAAAAAGTCTTAATGCAAATAAGAACCGAACATACTCTCTATCGGAAACAAAGATTGTCTTATCAAACTCACCTTCTGCAGGCCTCATTCGAGGAAGAGAGATTTGGATTGTGGTTCTCCAATACTTTTTGGTAAGATAATATGCATGTTCTCCTAATCGGAACATTTCTCCATAGGGATCCGAAAGTCCAAGAAGTGCCCCCACTCCAATTCGTCTAAAACCAGCAAG
It encodes:
- a CDS encoding Cys-rich protein, giving the protein MKKTILATLILLATVFTGFSSVSAQSQACNQICDFYTNCVEGQKKLSAADKQKVGAGCLNTCRKNHSAVTSCYETHSGQCTAFNSCLMESYKGKK